The following coding sequences lie in one Periophthalmus magnuspinnatus isolate fPerMag1 chromosome 24, fPerMag1.2.pri, whole genome shotgun sequence genomic window:
- the fam167ab gene encoding protein FAM167A encodes MDAPSVPQITVDTADVLEEVESMEDCDSYDHLDSLKALTQKLNLQTRRPSYLEWKERLDAKDPKGELRTGYGQFPVDNGLVEKESSLSSDVLQGFNIDEALDYVRRELMDMRVQDQQLARQLMKLRGDINKLKIEQACHLHRRMLNDATYSLEERDELSDLLCECPVTPGLGLSAPLRLIGVTKMNINSRRFSLC; translated from the exons ATGGATGCCCCTTCAGTTCCCCAGATCACGGTGGACACAGCTGATGTCCTGGAAGAAGTAGAAAGCATGGAGGATTGTGACTCCTACGACCATCTTGACAGCTTGAAGGCCCTGACACAGAAACTGAATCTGCAAACTAGGAGGCCTTCTTACCTGGAGTGGAAAGAAAGACTGGATGCAAAAGATCCTAAGGGGGAATTAAGGACAGGATATGGGCAATTCCCAGTGGATAATGGTTTGGTGGAGAAGGAGAGTTCACTGTCCTCGGATGTACTGCAGGGATTCAACATCGATGAGGCCCTAGATTACGTCAGGAGAGAACTG ATGGACATGCGTGTGCAGGATCAGCAGTTGGCCAGGCAGCTCATGAAACTCCGAGGAGACATCAACAAGCTGAAGATTGAGCAAGCCTGCCACCTCCACCGACGGATGCTCAATGATGCCACCTACAGcctggaggagagagacgagCTGTCGGACCTTCTGTGTGAGTGCCCTGTCACTCCGGGCCTGGGACTGTCTGCCCCCCTGCGCCTCATTGGGGTCACGAAGATGAACATTAACTCACGTCGCTTCTCACTTTGCTAG